GCGTCAGACGCCAAAGCCCGAGTTTGCGAATAACCATTTCCTGCAAAGCCAGTGGCGCAATATCGCGCGCGTCCAGATCCTGCTGGGTGAATTTGAGCCTGCAGAGATGGTGCTGGAGGAGTTGAACGAAAACGCACGCAGCCTGCGCCTGATGAGCGATCTGAATCGCAACCTGCTACTGCTCAACCAGCTTTACTGGCAGGCAGACCGCAAAAATGATGCACAGCGCGTATTGCTCGAAGCGCTACAGCTCGCGAACCGGACCGGATTCATCAGTCACTTTGTGATTGAAGGTGAGGTTATGGCACAGCAGTTACGCCAGCTTATTCAGCTCAATACGCTGCCGGAGCTGGACCAGCATCGTGCCCAGCGAATTTTGCGTGAGATTAACCAGCATCACCGTCACAAGTTTGCGCACTTTGATGAGAACTTTGTTGAACGTCTGCTGAACCACCCGGAAGTCCCGGAACTTATCCGCACCAGTCCGCTCACTCAGCGTGAATGGCAGGTTCTGGGGCTGATTTACTCTGGTTACAGCAACGAACAGATTGCCGGTGAACTGGCGGTTGCAGCGACCACCATCAAAACGCACATTCGTAATCTGTATCAGAAACTCGGTGTCGCGCATCGTCAGGATGCAGTGCAACATGCGCAGCAGCTGTTGAAGATGATGGGGTATGGCGTGTAGGTTCTTTGCGGCCTGTTGCCCTCACCGCCTCTCTTCCACAGGGAGAGAGGCGGCAGGCTTATCAGCACAGTTCTAGCTGCAAATTATTATCTTTAATCACCTGCAACACTCCCGCTGGCGGCATCACGTCGGTGTAGACGGCATCCACCATACTGATGCTGCCCATGTTTACCATCGCGTTACGGCCAAATTTAGAGTGGTCCACCACCAGCATAACGTGACGCGAATTCTCAATAATCGCGCGCTTCGTACGAACTTCGTGGTAATCAAACTCCAGCAGGGAACCATCACTATCGATGCCACTGATCCCCAGAATGCCGAAATCAAGACGGAACTGGGAGATGAAATCGAGCGTTGCCTCCCCAATAATCCCCCCGTCACGGCTACGCAGTTCTCCCCCCGCCAGAATGATGCGGAAATCATCTTTCTTCATCAGCGTATTGGCAACGTTCAGGTTGTTTGTCACCACACGCAGGTTCTCATGCTCCAGCAACGCATGGGCAACCGCCTCTGGCGTCGTCCCGATGTCGATAAACAGCGTTGCGCCATTCGGGATCTGGCTGGCGACTTTGCGGGCAATCCGTTCTTTTTCTGCTGTCTGTGTCGATTTACGGTCATGCCATGGGGTATTTACAGAACTGGATGGCAGAGCAGCCCCACCGTGGTGACGCAGAATGCGGTTTTGATCGGCCAGATCGTTCAGGTCACGACGAATCGTTTGTGGGCTCACCGCAAATTGCTCGACGAGCTCTTCGGTACTGACGTATCCCTGTTTTTTTACCAGATCGATAATGGCGTCATGACGTTGTGTTTGTTTCATGAAAAATCCCTGGAATTATGTTCGTTTCCGCGCATGCAGCGTATCAGCAAATGCCATTGCCAGCCCGACAGCCAGTCCGGTTACGTGCGCACCGTTGGCGATAGACATACCAAACAGATCAAACCATCCGGCGACTAACCATACTAATGCAAAGGTGATTAAACCGCGTTGCAGATAGATGCCGCTTTGCGGATCGCGCTCACCTCTGAGCCAGACATACCCCATTAAGGCATACACCACGCCAGAAAGCCCGCCAAACCATGGGCCACTGAATTTATGCTGCACATAACCGCTTAACAAGGCGCTGATTACCGTAATGACAATCAACTTACCGCTGCCCAGACGCTTTTCAACCGCGCCGCCGAGATACCACCACCACAGCAGGTTGAAAAGAATATGCATAACAGAAAAGTGCATCAGCGCGTGGGTAAAATAGCGCCAGACATCAAACTGCACAGAGGGATCGTAAGGCCAGGCCAGCAGCAACATTACCGGCTGATCGCCCACCACGTTCATAATAATGAACACCAGGATACAAGCGGCCATCAGCAGCAGCGTAAAGGGGCCTGCGCGTTCACGTACCGTGGCAATAAAAGGAAAACGGCGATAGTGCAATCCGCTGCCCGTATGGCCAGATTGCCAGCTTGCCGCCAGATAGCGAGGGTCTGCGGGGTTCTCAAGGAAACGCGCCAGCTCAGCGTTTACACGCTCAGCCTGGCTTTCGTCAGCCAGCCAGACATCAGTCTGTGTATGTTGCTGGACGGTCAGAATAACGCCCTGCGTCGCCATATAATCGACAAACGCCTGGGCGACGCGCGGGTTGGTAAAAGAGGTAATCATCAGCATCGCAGCAGTCGCTTATTTCCACACAAAAGGGGACAGTATAGAGCGAATGGTTTTAGCCGCCAAACGCGTGCTCAACTTCTGCCGGGAAATGGCGATGCCAGGCGTCAAAGCCGCCGTCGACACTATAAACTGCATCATAACCTTGCTGGAGCAGATACTGCGCCGCCCCTTTGCTGCTGTTGCCGTGGTAGCACATCACCATCACCGGCGTTTCGAAGTCGTTATCGCGCATAAACGCGCCCAGAGAGTCGTTAGTCAGATGAAATGCGCCCGGCGTATGGCCCATAGCGAAACTTTGCGGATCACGAATATCCACCAGCACCGCCGTTCCCTGGTGCATTTTCTGATGGGCTTCTTCTACGTTAATACATTCAAAATGATCCATGCTGTTCTCTTTACATTATTCAGGTTGGGTGCGGTCTGATGCTCTCACCCCGGCCCTCTCCCTTCAAGGAAGAAGGAGCAAATCATTCCCTCGTCCGTCTGGGGAGAGGAGGCATTATTTTACCCTCTAGTGTACGTCCTGGCGGCGGGTAAACGCCATTATGTTATCCATATCACTCTAAATTGTTTTTTTGATGTTACCAAAAGCGCGAGCCTTTGCTATTATGAGCGATATCGAACATTTTTGAGCTTTAACGAAAGTGCATGAGGGTGACATGGAAACCAAAGATCTGATTGTAATAGGCGGTGGCATCAACGGTGCAGGTATTGCAGTCGATGCCGCAGGACGCGGGTTATCGGTACTGATGCTGGAAGCCAACGATCTCGCCTGTGCGACATCGTCCGCCAGCTCAAAACTGATCCACGGAGGCCTGCGCTACCTGGAACACTACGAGTTTCGCCTCGTCAGTGAGGCGCTGGCAGAACGTGAAGTTCTGTTGAAAATGGCTCCCCATCTGGCCATCCCGATGCGCTTTCGTCTTCCCCACCGTCCACACCTCCGTCCGGCATGGATGATCCGCATTGGGCTGTTTATGTACGATCACCTGGGTAAACGCACCAGCCTGCCGGGCTCAGGTGGTTTGCGTTTTGGCTCAGAATCAGTGCTTAAACCTGAAATCGTGCGCGGATTCGAATATTCCGACTGTTGGGTGGATGATGCCCGTCTGGTTCTTGCCAATGCGCAGATGGTGCAGAAGAAAGGCGGTGAAGTGAAAACCCGCACTCGTGCAACGG
This sequence is a window from Enterobacter sp. RHBSTW-00994. Protein-coding genes within it:
- a CDS encoding DeoR/GlpR family transcriptional regulator; protein product: MKQTQRHDAIIDLVKKQGYVSTEELVEQFAVSPQTIRRDLNDLADQNRILRHHGGAALPSSSVNTPWHDRKSTQTAEKERIARKVASQIPNGATLFIDIGTTPEAVAHALLEHENLRVVTNNLNVANTLMKKDDFRIILAGGELRSRDGGIIGEATLDFISQFRLDFGILGISGIDSDGSLLEFDYHEVRTKRAIIENSRHVMLVVDHSKFGRNAMVNMGSISMVDAVYTDVMPPAGVLQVIKDNNLQLELC
- the glpG gene encoding rhomboid family intramembrane serine protease GlpG, which codes for MLMITSFTNPRVAQAFVDYMATQGVILTVQQHTQTDVWLADESQAERVNAELARFLENPADPRYLAASWQSGHTGSGLHYRRFPFIATVRERAGPFTLLLMAACILVFIIMNVVGDQPVMLLLAWPYDPSVQFDVWRYFTHALMHFSVMHILFNLLWWWYLGGAVEKRLGSGKLIVITVISALLSGYVQHKFSGPWFGGLSGVVYALMGYVWLRGERDPQSGIYLQRGLITFALVWLVAGWFDLFGMSIANGAHVTGLAVGLAMAFADTLHARKRT
- the glpE gene encoding thiosulfate sulfurtransferase GlpE, which codes for MDHFECINVEEAHQKMHQGTAVLVDIRDPQSFAMGHTPGAFHLTNDSLGAFMRDNDFETPVMVMCYHGNSSKGAAQYLLQQGYDAVYSVDGGFDAWHRHFPAEVEHAFGG